Proteins found in one Ammospiza nelsoni isolate bAmmNel1 chromosome 15, bAmmNel1.pri, whole genome shotgun sequence genomic segment:
- the NXT2 gene encoding NTF2-related export protein 2 isoform X1 — MAASVDFKTYVDQACRAADEFVNIYYETMDKRRRALTRLYLDKATLVWNGNAVSGQEELNKFFEMLPSSEFQVNVLDCQPVHEQATQGQTTVLVVTSGTVKFDGDKQRYFNQNFLLTAQATPTNTVWKIAGDCFRFQDWAS, encoded by the exons ATGGCCGCGTCCGTG GATTTCAAAACCTATGTGGATCAAGCTTGTAGAGCTGCAGATGAATTTGTCAATATTTACTATGAGACAATGGACAAGAGGAGAAGG GCTTTAACCAGACTGTATTTGGACAAAGCAACATTAGTTTGGAATGGAAATGCAGTGTCTGGGCAAGAAGAACTAAATAAGTTTTTTGAAATGTTGCCATCAAGTGAATTCCAGGTTAATGTGTTGGACTGCCAGCCTGTTCACG AGCAAGCTACTCAAGGCCAGACAACAGTCCTCGTGGTGACAAGTGGGACTGTCAAATTTGATGGGGATAAGCAGCGCTACTTCAATCAGAACTTCCTGCTGACAGCACAGGCCACCCCCACCAACACCGTGTGGAAGATCGCCGGGGACTGCTTCCGCTTCCAGGACTGGGCCAGTTAG
- the NXT2 gene encoding NTF2-related export protein 2 isoform X2, which translates to MDKRRRALTRLYLDKATLVWNGNAVSGQEELNKFFEMLPSSEFQVNVLDCQPVHEQATQGQTTVLVVTSGTVKFDGDKQRYFNQNFLLTAQATPTNTVWKIAGDCFRFQDWAS; encoded by the exons ATGGACAAGAGGAGAAGG GCTTTAACCAGACTGTATTTGGACAAAGCAACATTAGTTTGGAATGGAAATGCAGTGTCTGGGCAAGAAGAACTAAATAAGTTTTTTGAAATGTTGCCATCAAGTGAATTCCAGGTTAATGTGTTGGACTGCCAGCCTGTTCACG AGCAAGCTACTCAAGGCCAGACAACAGTCCTCGTGGTGACAAGTGGGACTGTCAAATTTGATGGGGATAAGCAGCGCTACTTCAATCAGAACTTCCTGCTGACAGCACAGGCCACCCCCACCAACACCGTGTGGAAGATCGCCGGGGACTGCTTCCGCTTCCAGGACTGGGCCAGTTAG